Proteins encoded in a region of the Esox lucius isolate fEsoLuc1 chromosome 9, fEsoLuc1.pri, whole genome shotgun sequence genome:
- the dusp5 gene encoding dual specificity protein phosphatase 5 — translation MKVSSIDCRRLKKIIRKECGSSLIVDCRPYFSFTNSNIKGSVNANLNSVVVRRSRGGPVPLQFVIPDEKALLRLREGSISSVVVLDDRAPHWQKLKKDSIAQIVINTLTHLESGANICFLKGGFENFHGQYPELCTEVVKPAGFDQNNGTETGKCRSSISLCCEKLGSNLKPDYDQGKPVEILPFLYLGSAYHASRQDYLSDLGVTALLNVSRRDTRPSKGHYDYKWIPVEDNVTADISSHFHEAFQFIDHVKQKGGRVLVHCEAGISRSPTICLAYIMSTKRLQLDEAFDIIKRRRALISPNFNFMGQLLQFESEVLSSTPLGAATPPEPAAKPTSPCGLAKEAVSFFGSSTELTFNNNKNFDFEPSTVFAPLPTSFLQPIPLQPPPLRQFKLSPITALP, via the exons ATGAAAGTGTCAAGCATAGATTGCCGTCGCCTCAAGAAGATTATCAGGAAGGAATGTGGAAGCTCTCTAATTGTGGATTGTCGACCttatttttctttcacaaaCTCTAATATCAAAGGCTCGGTCAATGCCAACCTGAACTCGGTTGTTGTCCGGAGATCCAGAGGAGGGCCGGTACCTCTTCAGTTTGTGATCCCGGATGAGAAAGCCCTGTTACGGCTACGAGAGGGGAGCATATCGTCAGTGGTAGTTCTGGATGACCGGGCTCCTCACTGGCAGAAACTGAAAAAGGACAGTATCGCACAGATTGTGATTAATACACTCACTCATCTGGAGAGCGGGGCAAATATCTGTTTTCTAAAAG GTGGCTTTGAGAACTTCCACGGGCAGTACCCTGAACTCTGCACAGAGGTCGTGAAACCCGCCGGTTTCGACCAGAACAACGGAACTGAAACCGGAAAGTGTAGGTCAAGCATCTCCCTGTGCTGTGAGAAACTGGGCTCCAACCTCAAACCAGATTACGATCAG ggcAAGCCAGTTGAAATCCTTCCCTTCCTGTACCTGGGCAGTGCCTATCATGCCTCCAGGCAAGACTATCTCAGTGACCTTGGGGTCACGGCCCTGCTGAACGTCTCACGGAGGGACACAAGGCCCTCCAAGGGCCACTACGACTACAAGTGGATCCCAGTGGAAGACAACGTCACGGCAGATATCAGTTCGCATTTCCACGAGGCCTTCCAGTTCATCG ATCACGTGAAGCAGAAAGGGGGCAGGGTCCTGGTACACTGCGAAGCCGGCATCTCCCGCTCTCCCACCATCTGCCTTGCCTACATCATGAGCACCAAGCGGCTGCAGCTTGACGAGGCCTTTGACATCATCAAACGGCGACGTGCCCTCATCTCGCCCAACTTCAACTTCATGGGTCAGCTGCTGCAGTTCGAGTCCGAGGTCCTGTCTTCGACGCCCCTCGGCGCAGCGACACCCCCGGAGCCCGCCGCCAAGCCGACCTCCCCTTGTGGCTTGGCCAAGGAGGCAGTCTCCTTCTTCGGGAGTTCGACGGAGCTCACATTCAACAATAATAAGAACTTTGACTTTGAACCGTCCACAGTATTCGCCCCGCTGCCTACCTCCTTCCTCCAGCCCATACCTCTCCAACCCCCGCCTCTCCGCCAGTTCAAACTGAGCCCGATAACTGCACTGCCTTAA
- the smc3 gene encoding structural maintenance of chromosomes protein 3: MYIKQVIIQGFRSYRDQTVVDPFSPKHNVIVGRNGSGKSNFFYAIQFVLSDEFSHLRPEQRLALLHEGTGPRVISAFVEIIFDNSDNRLPIDKEEVSLRRVIGAKKDQYFLDKKMVTKNDVMNLLESAGFSRSNPYYIVKQGKINQMATAPDSQRLKLLREVAGTRVYDERKEESISLMKETEGKREKINELLKYIEERLHTLEDEKEELAQYQKWDKMRRALEYTIYNQELNETRAKLDELSSKRETCGDKSRHLRDAQQDARDKVEETERVVREMKSKISAMKEEKEQLSAERQEQIKQRTKLELKSKDLQEELAGNSEQKKRLLKERQKLLEKIEEKQKELQETEPKFNTVKEREERGIARLAQATQERTDLYAKQGRGSQFTSKEERDKWIKKELKSLDQAINDKKRQIAAIHKDLEDTETNKEKNLEQYSKLDQDLNEVKTRVEELDKKYYEVKNKKDELQSERNYLWREENAEQQALAAKREELEKKQQLLRAATGKAILNGIDSINKVLEHFRRKGINQHVINGYHGIVMNNFECEPAFYTCVEVTAGTRLFYHIVETDEVSTKILTEFNKMNLPGEVTFLPISKLDVRDTAYPETNDAIPMISKLRYSQQFDKAFKHVFGKTLICRSMEVSTQLARAFTMDCITLEGDQVSHRGALTGGYYDTRKSRLELQKDMRKAEQELGELEAKLNENLRRNIERINNEIDQLMNQMQQIETQQRKFKASRDSILSEMKMLKEKRQQSEKTFMPKQRSLQSLEASLHAMESTRESLKAELGTDLLSQLSLEDQRRVDDLNDEIRQLQQDNRQLLNERIKLEGIMTRVETYLNENLRKRLDQVEQELNELRETDGGTMLTATSSELEGINKRIKDTLARSEDLDVLIDKAEIEVKEHAKSMDRWKNVEKEQNDAINHDTKELEKMTNRQGMLLKKKEECMKKIRELGSLPQEAFEKYQTLTLKQLFRKLEQCNTELKKYSHVNKKALDQFVNFSEQKEKLIKRQDELDRGHKSIMELMNVLELRKYEAIQLTFKQVSKNFSEVFQKLVPGGKATLVMKKGDAEGGQSQDEGEGGTDSEKGSGSQSSVPSVDQFTGVGIRVSFTGKQGEMREMQQLSGGQKSLVALALIFAIQKCDPAPFYLFDEIDQALDAQHRKAVSDMIVELAGHAQFITTTFRPELLESADKFYGVKFRNKVSHIDVISAEQAKDFVEDDTTHG, from the exons ATGTACATCAAACAG GTCATCATCCAGGGGTTCCGAAGTTACAGGGACCAAACTGTGGTGGATCCTTTCAGTCCCAAGCACAATGTCATCG tgggCAGAAATGGCTCTGGAAAAAGTAACTTTTTCTACG ccATTCAGTTTGTGCTCAGTGATGAGTTCAGTCACCTTCGCCCTGAGCAGCGATTGGCCTTGCTCCAT GAGGGAACTGGTCCTCGTGTCATTTCGGCGTTTGTGGAGATTATATTTGACAACTCTGATAACAGGCTGCCG ATCGACAAAGAGGAGGTGTCCCTCCGGCGTGTCATCGGAGCCAAGAAGGACCAGTACTTCTTAGACAAGAAGATGGTGAC TAAAAACGATGTCATGAACCTCCTGGAGAGTGCCGGCTTCTCCCGTAGCAACCCCTACTACATTGTCAAGCAGGGAAAG ATCAACCAGATGGCCACGGCCCCCGACTCCCAGCGCCTGAAGCTGCTGAGGGAGGTGGCCGGAACCAGGGTGTACGATGAGCGCAAGGAGGAGTCCATCTCTCTCATGAAGGAGACCG AGGGCAAAAGAGAGAAGATCAATGAGCTGTTGAAGTACATCGAAGAGCGTCTGCACACCCTGGAGGATGAGAAAGAGGAGCTGGCTCAGTACCAGAAGTGGGACAAGATGAGGAGGGCCCTGGAGTACACTATTTATAACCAGGAGCTCAACGAGACCCGCGCCAAACTGGATGAG CTGTCCTCCAAGAGGGAGACCTGTGGAGACAAGTCCCGACATCTGAGAGACGCCCAGCAGGACGCCAGAGACAAAGTAGAG GAGACAGAGCGCGTGGTGCGGGAGATGAAGTCCAAGATCAGCGCCatgaaggaggagaaggagcagCTCAGTGCCGAGCGACAGGAGCAGATCAAACAGAGGACCAAGCTGGAGCTCAAGAGCAAGGACCTGCAGGAGGAGCTGGCTGGCAACAGCGAGCAGAAG AAACGTCTGCTGAAGGAGCGTCAGAAGCTCCTGGAGAAGATTGAGGAGAAACAGAAGGAGTTGCAGGAGACTGAGCCCAAGTTCAACAcggtgaaggagagggaggagcggGGCATCGCCAG ACTGGCCCAGGCCACCCAGGAGAGGACTGACCTGTATGCCAAGCAGGGCCGGGGCAGCCAGTTCACCTccaaggaggagagggacaagtGGATCAAGAAGGAGCTCAAGTCCCTGGACCAGGCGATCAACGACAAGAAGAGGCAGATCGCTGCCATCCACAAAGACCTGGAGGACACCGAGACCAACAAAGAGAAGAACCTGGAACAGTACAGT AAACTGGACCAGGATCTGAATGAGGTCAAGACCCGGGTGGAAGAGCTGGACAAAAAGTACTATGAAGTCAAGAACAAAAAGGATGAGCTGCAGAGCGAGAGAAA CTACCTGTGGCGGGAGGAGAACGCGGAGCAGCAGGCCCTGGCGGCCAAACGGGAGGAGCTGGAGAAGAAACAGCAGCTACTCCGGGCAGCCACTGGCAAG GCCATCCTGAACGGTATCGACAGCATCAACAAGGTGCTGGAGCATTTCCGCAGGAAGGGGATCAACCAGCATGTCATTAACGGTTACCATGGCATCGTTATGAATAACTTTGAGTGTGAGCCTGCCTTCTACACCTGTGTGGAAGTCACCGCAGGGACCAG GTTATTTTACCACATAGTGGAGACAGATGAAGTGAGCACCAAGATCCTGACGGAGTTCAACAAGATGAACCTGCCTGGAGAGGTCACCTTCCTGCCCATCAGCAAGCTGGATGTCAGGGACACAGCGTACCCTGAGACCAAT GATGCCATCCCTATGATCAGCAAGCTGCGCTACAGCCAGCAGTTTGACAAGGCCTTCAAGCACGTCTTTGGGAAGACCTTGATCTGTCGTAGCATGGAGGTGTCCACCCAGCTGGCCAGAGCGTTCACCATGGACTGTATTACTCTGGAAG GTGACCAGGTGTCCCACCGCGGGGCGCTGACCGGGGGTTACTACGACACCAGGAAGTCCCGTCTGGAGCTCCAGAAAGACATGAGGAAGGCCGAGCAGGAGCTGGGGGAGCTGGAGGCCAAGCTGAACGAGAACCTCCGCAGGAACATCGAAC GTATCAACAATGAGATCGACCAGCTGATGAACCAGATGCAGCAGATTGAGACCCAGCAGAGGAAGTTCAAGGCCTCCAGAGATTCAATCCTCTCCGAGATGAAGATGCTCAAGGAGAAGAGGCAGCAGTCCGAGAAGACGTTCATGCCGAAG cAACGCTCCCTGCAGTCCCTGGAGGCCAGTCTACATGCCATGGAGTCCACCCGGGAGTCTCTGAAGGCAGAGCTGGGCACAGACCTGCTCTCTCAGCTCAGCCTGGAGGACCAGAGACGCGTGGATGACCTCAACGACGAGATCAGACAGCTGCAACAG GACAACAGGCAGCTGCTGAACGAGCGCATCAAGCTGGAGGGCATCATGACCAGGGTGGAGACCTACCTCAACGAGAACCTGCGGAAACGACTCGACCAAGTAGAACAG GAGCTGAATGAGCTGAGAGAAACAGATGGAGGTACCATGCTGACCGCCACCTCCTCAGAGCTGGAGGGGATCAACAAACGCATCAAAGATACCCTGGCCCGCTCAGAAG ACTTGGACGTGTTGATCGACAAGGCGGAGATTGAGGTCAAGGAGCACGCCAAGAGCATGGACCGCTGGAAGAACGTGGAGAAGGAACAGAACGATGCCATCAACCATGATACCAAGGAGCTGGAGAAGATGACCAACCGACAG GGCATGCTGCTGAAGAAGAAAGAGGAGTGCATGAAGAAGATCAGGGAGCTTGGCTCCTTGCCGCAGGAGGCCTTCGAGAAGTACCAGACCCTCACACTCAAACAg CTGTTCCGCAAGCTGGAGCAGTGCAACACGGAGCTGAAGAAGTACAGCCACGTGAACAAGAAGGCTCTGGACCAGTTTGTCAACTTCTCTGAGCAGAAGGAGAAGCTGATCAAACGTCAGGACGAGCTGGACCGAGGACACAAGTCCATCATGGAGCTCATGAATGTGCTGGAGCTCAGGAAGTACGAGGCCATCCAGCTCACCTTCAAACAG GTGTCCAAGAACTTCAGCGAGGTGTTCCAGAAGCTAGTTCCAGGGGGCAAGGCCACCTTGGTGATGAAGAAGGGGGACGCGGAGGGGGGTCAGTCCCAGGATGAGGGTGAGGGGGGCACCGACAGTGAGAAGGGCTCGGGCTCCCAGAGTAGTGTGCCCTCCGTCGACCAGTTCACTGGAGTCGGCATCAGG GTGTCGTTCACGGGCAAACAGGGGGAGATGAGGGAGatgcagcagctgtctggggGGCAGAAGTCCCTGGTGGCCCTGGCTCTCATCTTCGCCATCCAGAAGTGTGACCCGGCTCCCTTCTACCTGTTCGACGAGATCGACCAGGCCCTGGACGCACAACACAGGAAGGCTGTCTCGG ACATGATTGTCGAGCTGGCCGGCCACGCCCAGTTCATCACCACTACATTCAGGCCTGAGCTTCTGGAGTCGGCCGACAAGTTCTATGGCGTCAAGTTCAGAAACAAG GTGAGTCACATCGATGTTATCTCTGCGGAACAGGCCAAAGACTTTGTGGAGGATGACACCACCCACGGTTAA